The following coding sequences lie in one Spinacia oleracea cultivar Varoflay chromosome 1, BTI_SOV_V1, whole genome shotgun sequence genomic window:
- the LOC110777115 gene encoding protein LONGIFOLIA 1-like: MSPKLVYAMSDENEELKKQIGCMNGLLQFFDPHHFINNPRVSPGETKQQGRAVNSYNKRSKDKHPNAIKEMQLSPIESSRISISSSSAISSSEYDWNTNLQNSPLAETARETSSPAKNHIRESVPTCASPISTALRYDLMHIDSPRLSHTSRPDSPRLAAHNQSFRSISSNHSAPVITPRNKDHARLSYDGRETRDTHISSLKLKDLPRLSLDSKQPTTKVSAHDSKHNLLLRNLKREEPASYRAPSNIVAKLMGLEALPDDTPSRRSLTQKDDSTISQTSEFLSTSSRTIDQSKVDRVLHSPRSNGKESRSNKDKSGKTSSPSQEAQSEPKNHPLTVYGAIEKRLADLDFQKSGKDLRALKQILEAMHKEKIKLEIRKENPSSHCASQTSNISAFHISQKQGPKMANLSTTKGFSFVKDVTSTENIKPTKLVKGSREVTTQVVQNIPITNLQRLRIVQPVDGLKDSEQKKTAKDLKETHHIRKKYSGERTPRPIRTSKEPQHMTKTNATSSSRIPDNRSSPATSGSRVKQSQQAVGFPSQNRKLPRNLSLLQEIDKQSSEFSSESICQSQQGNTTLLSRKNDNMVSHIHRYIENADELCMKYGTQVTHNKNSEGFRGDMALEELATTVREQPSPVSVLDANFFEDETPSPIRKKPTAFRDFETNTTYNEAEWIDTDLNHSPDRFRLNFNYESDYRKLENFKESAPSLCKLNSYQHGNLSKTTPLNVNVEKSYVSEVLLASGFLDHLDYTMADHLALQSQEAINPNLFFELEQTMRSSFVSDNTSNSKAEKMTRTTERHRRRLLFDAVNEILSQKLSQPPSPLLKKPTELATGGLQLLQEIYKEIDQVQPMNLPHNLDDEEDFLTTIIGKDLTHKSATWTAASIEIPALVLDIERLIFKDLIVELVQDGAAQVQAHKHRKK; this comes from the exons atgtcTCCAAAACTTGTATATGCAATGTCTGATGAAAATGAAGAGTTGAAGAAGCAGATTGGATGCATGAATGGGCTGCTTCAGTTCTTTGATCCTCATCATTTCATCAACAATCCAAGAGTTTCTCCAG GTGAAACCAAGCAGCAAGGAAGAGCAGTGAATAGTTATAACAAGAGATCAAAG GATAAACATCCAAATGCCATAAAAGAGATGCAGTTGAGCCCCATTGAATCATCCAGAATTTCCATTTCGTCATCTTCAGCCATATCATCATCAGAATATGATTGGAACACCAACCTTCAAAACTCGCCATTGGCTGAAACTGCCAGAGAAACAAGTTCACCAGCGAAAAACCATATCAGAGAAAGTGTCCCCACCTGTGCATCACCAATATCAACTGCTTTAAGATATGATCTGATGCATATTGACTCCCCAAGACTTTCACATACGTCCAGACCAGATAGCCCGCGACTTGCTGCTCACAATCAGTCATTTCGTTCAATTAGTTCCAACCACAGTGCGCCTGTCATAACTCCAAGAAACAAGGATCATGCTCGTCTGTCTTATGATGGAAGGGAAACTAGGGACACTCACATTTCCAGCTTGAAGCTTAAAGACCTCCCAAGGTTATCATTGGATAGTAAACAACCAACCACAAAAGTATCTGCCCATGACTCAAAACACAATTTACTCCTCAGAAACTTGAAGAGAGAGGAGCCAGCAAGTTACAGGGCACCGTCTAACATTGTGGCAAAGTTGATGGGGCTGGAAGCTCTGCCAGATGATACACCCTCCCGCAGGAGTCTGACACAGAAAGATGATTCCACCATTTCCCAAACTTCTGAATTTTTGTCAACATCTTCAAGGACCATCGACCAAAGTAAAGTAGACCGGGTTTTACACTCTCCGAGAAGTAATGGCAAAGAATCGCGGTCAAATAAAGATAAATCAGGTAAAACATCTTCCCCATCTCAGGAAGCTCAATCAGAACCAAAAAACCATCCCCTCACTGTCTATGGTGCAATTGAGAAAAGATTGGCTGATCTTGATTTCCAGAAGTCTGGCAAGGATCTTAGAGCTCTAAAACAGATACTTGAAGCAATGCATAAGGAGAAAATCAAGTTAGAAATCAGAAAGGAAAATCCGTCTTCACATTGTGCATCTCAAACGAGCAACATAAGCGCTTTCCATATCAGCCAAAAACAGGGTCCAAAAATGGCTAATCTGTCTACAACTAAGGGGTTCAGTTTCGTAAAAGACGTTACATCAACTGAAAATATAAAGCCGACTAAACTTGTCAAAGGTTCAAGAGAAGTAACAACTCAAGTTGTGCAAAATATACCTATTACGAACCTTCAGAGACTTAGGATAGTTCAGCCTGTAGATGGCCTTAAAGATTCAGAACAGAAGAAAACAGCAAAAGATCTCAAAGAAACTCATCACATCAGGAAAAAGTATTCTGGAGAAAGAACGCCGAGACCAATAAGAACTTCAAAAGAACCTCAACATATGACCAAGACAAATGCGACGAGCTCATCAAGGATCCCAGACAACAGAAGTTCTCCTGCAACATCAGGTTCCAGAGTAAAGCAAAGCCAGCAAGCTGTGGGCTTCCCCTCTCAGAATCGAAAGCTACCCCGAAACTTATCTCTTTTGCAGGAGATCGATAAACAATCTAGTGAGTTCAGCAGTGAATCAATATGCCAGAGCCAACAAGGAAACACCACTCTATTGTCCCGAAAAAATGATAATATGGTCTCACATATTCACAGATATATTGAAAATGCTGatgaattatgcatgaaataTGGAACCCAAGTCACTCACAACAAA AATTCAGAAGGATTTCGAGGTGATATGGCTTTGGAAGAACTAGCAACAACTGTGAGGGAGCAACCAAGCCCAGTTTCGGTTCTTGATGCGAATTTCTTCGAAGATGAAACTCCATCTCCAATAAGAAAGAAACCGACAGCATTCAGAG ATTTTGAGACCAATACAACATACAATGAAGCAGAGTGGATCGACACCGATCTTAATCATTCTCCAGACAGGTTCAGACTAAATTTTAACTATGAGAGTGATTATCGGAAACTAGAAAACTTCAAAGAGTCAGCTCCATCCTTATGTAAGTTGAACTCTTATCAGCATGGAAATTTAAGTAAAACCACACCTCTTAACGTGAATGTGGAAAAATCGTACGTGTCTGAAGTACTCTTAGCCTCGGGATTCCTTGATCATCTTGACTACACAATGGCCGATCATCTTGCCCTCCAGTCACAAGAAGCAATCAACCCTAACTTATTCTTTGAGCTGGAGCAAACCATGAGAAGCAGTTTTGTTTCAGATAATACATCCAACAGTAAAGCTGAGAAAATGACAAGAACCACGGAAAGGCATAGGAGAAGACTCTTGTTCGATGCAGTCAATGAAATACTATCTCAGAAACTCTCTCAGCCACCAAGCCCACTCTTGAAAAAGCCGACGGAACTCGCAACTGGTGGCCTGCAGCTCCTGCAAGAGATATATAAAGAAATAGATCAGGTCCAACCTATGAACTTGCCTCACAACTTAGATGACGAGGAGGACTTTCTCACAACCATCATAGGGAAAGATCTAACACATAAATCAGCAACTTGGACTGCCGCCAGCATTGAGATACCAGCCTTAGTATTAGACATTGAACGATTGATATTTAAAGACTTGATTGTCGAGCTTGTTCAAGACGGTGCTGCACAAGTACAAGCTCATAAACACAGAAAGAAGTAA
- the LOC110777116 gene encoding transcription initiation factor TFIID subunit 8 yields the protein MSDGGKEIGKDSEQHSTRKPAENEDFVRAIAKIAVAQLCENEGFQSFQHSALEAFADVAVRYMKELGKTSNLYANQAGRSECNVFDVIRGLEDMGSIQGFPCASDIHRSLAKSGTVREISQYVGLVEGIPFVFSLPRFPVSRERNLSSSFLQTGKDPPEHIPSWLPAFPVLEPPEERETDVHTASKEIEQDVELRRKEEVEQEVELRRKEEVDLMNLQHQQQQQLAANNGSEAVETNPFLAPPYAYGEKAVSSVEFLSSHWEGNHVHVMDTFAPPTKTARNEVLEIDETNKHVRLDERPTVRLKFSSARKSLRTCKNVVAQTNGVEKLAIFFEGGDKNDEKKRRAEQILKDSMETPLDTTEL from the coding sequence ATGAGCGATGGAGGCAAAGAAATTGGAAAAGATTCTGAGCAGCATAGCACAAGAAAACCAGCAGAAAACGAGGATTTTGTGCGCGCGATTGCGAAGATTGCGGTAGCTCAACTATGCGAGAATGAAGGGTTTCAGAGTTTCCAGCATTCGGCTCTTGAAGCTTTCGCTGATGTTGCGGTACGGTACATGAAGGAGCTTGGTAAGACTTCAAATCTTTATGCTAATCAAGCTGGTAGGTCGGAGTGTAATGTGTTTGATGTGATTCGAGGGTTGGAGGATATGGGTTCAATTCAGGGGTTCCCCTGTGCTTCGGATATTCACCGTTCGCTTGCGAAATCGGGTACGGTCCGGGAGATTAGTCAGTATGTAGGTTTAGTTGAGGGAATTCCATTTGTGTTTTCGCTTCCTAGGTTTCCGGTTTCAAGGGAGAGGAACCTTTCTTCTAGTTTTTTGCAGACAGGGAAGGATCCTCCTGAGCATATTCCGTCTTGGTTGCCTGCTTTTCCGGTTCTGGAACCTCCGGAAGAGAGAGAGACTGATGTACATACGGCTAGCAAAGAAATTGAGCAGGATGTGGAGTTGCGTAGAAAGGAAGAAGTTGAGCAAGAGGTCGAATTGCGAAGAAAAGAAGAAGTTGATTTGATGAATTTACAGCATCAGCAACAGCAGCAGTTGGCTGCTAATAATGGGTCTGAGGCTGTTGAAACTAACCCATTTCTCGCTCCTCCTTATGCATATGGGGAGAAAGCTGTATCTTCTGTTGAATTTCTTTCTAGTCATTGGGAAGGAAATCATGTACATGTGATGGATACATTTGCTCCACCTACTAAAACTGCACGAAACGAGGTTTTAGAGATTGACGAGACAAATAAACATGTCAGGCTGGACGAGAGGCCAACTGTGCGACTTAAGTTCAGTAGTGCAAGGAAGTCTTTGCGTACGTGTAAGAATGTGGTTGCTCAAACAAATGGAGTTGAGAAGCTTGCCATTTTTTTTGAGGGGGGTGATAAGAATgatgaaaagaaaagaagggCCGAGCAAATTTTGAAGGATTCAATGGAGACACCGTTGGATACGACTGAGTTGTAA